From Salvelinus fontinalis isolate EN_2023a chromosome 30, ASM2944872v1, whole genome shotgun sequence, one genomic window encodes:
- the LOC129828984 gene encoding chromobox protein homolog 7-like isoform X1 produces the protein MELSAIGEQVFAVESIIKKRVRKGNVEYLLKWKGWPPKYSTWEPEEHILDQRLVQAYDEKEQKDRALGYRKRGPKAKRLLLQNTIYNMDLRSAHKALEKPQARLRLSLTRSLESEAEDPTYGACRRSLHPRLAHRKNKPRRSQFMCLASSPGPPNPTKDPTHDWGRREEEDDMEEEEETRQEQSERETEICSGILNGQDRAEDWSSVIGSDEVTSSERSAVWSPVIGPGEVTVTDVTINSLTVTFKEALAAKGFFRGWGLEF, from the exons ATGGAGCTGTCAGCGATTGGTGAACAAGTGTTTGCTGTGGAATCAATAATCAAGAAAAGAGTTAGAAAG GGAAACGTGGAATATCTGTTGAAGTGGAAGGGATGGCCCCCCAA ATACAGTACATGGGAACCAGAGGAGCACATCTTGGACCAGCGTCTGGTGCAGGCCTATGATGAGAA AGAGCAGAAGGACAGAGCCCTGGGGTACCGGAAGAGAGGACCCAAAGCTAAACGGCTTCTACTACAG AATACTATTTACAACATGGATCTCCGGAGCGCCCATAAGGCCCTAGAGAAACCTCAAGCTCGCCTACGTCTTTCCCTGACTCGCTCACTGGAGTCTGAGGCAGAGGACCCAACTTATGGGGCCTGTAGACGGAGCCTGCACCCCCGCCTGGCCCATCGCAAAAACAAACCCAGAAGATCACAGTTCATGTGCCTGGCATCTTCCCCTGGCCCCCCTAACCCCACAAAGGACCCCACACATGATTggggaaggagggaagaggaagatgacatggaggaagaggaggaaactcgacaggagcagtcagagcgagagacagagatatgCAGCGGCATTCTGAATG ggCAGGATAGGGCAGAGGACTGGAGTTCTGTGATTGGCTCAGACGAAGTGACCTCGTCAGAGCGGTCTGCTGTTTGGAGCCCAGTGATTGGCCCAGGGGAGGTGACCGTGACTGACGTCACCATAAACTCTCTCACAGTGACTTTCAAAGAAGCCCTGGCAGCCAAAGGCTTCTTCAGAGGCTGGGGCTTAGAGTTCTAA
- the LOC129828984 gene encoding chromobox protein homolog 7-like isoform X2 — MLIGYCGSVKSYAVSRRSTGLWGNVEYLLKWKGWPPKYSTWEPEEHILDQRLVQAYDEKEQKDRALGYRKRGPKAKRLLLQNTIYNMDLRSAHKALEKPQARLRLSLTRSLESEAEDPTYGACRRSLHPRLAHRKNKPRRSQFMCLASSPGPPNPTKDPTHDWGRREEEDDMEEEEETRQEQSERETEICSGILNGQDRAEDWSSVIGSDEVTSSERSAVWSPVIGPGEVTVTDVTINSLTVTFKEALAAKGFFRGWGLEF; from the exons ATGCTAATAGGCTATTGTGGATCTGTGAAGAGCTACGCAGTTTCGCGGAGAAGTACAGGTTTGTGG GGAAACGTGGAATATCTGTTGAAGTGGAAGGGATGGCCCCCCAA ATACAGTACATGGGAACCAGAGGAGCACATCTTGGACCAGCGTCTGGTGCAGGCCTATGATGAGAA AGAGCAGAAGGACAGAGCCCTGGGGTACCGGAAGAGAGGACCCAAAGCTAAACGGCTTCTACTACAG AATACTATTTACAACATGGATCTCCGGAGCGCCCATAAGGCCCTAGAGAAACCTCAAGCTCGCCTACGTCTTTCCCTGACTCGCTCACTGGAGTCTGAGGCAGAGGACCCAACTTATGGGGCCTGTAGACGGAGCCTGCACCCCCGCCTGGCCCATCGCAAAAACAAACCCAGAAGATCACAGTTCATGTGCCTGGCATCTTCCCCTGGCCCCCCTAACCCCACAAAGGACCCCACACATGATTggggaaggagggaagaggaagatgacatggaggaagaggaggaaactcgacaggagcagtcagagcgagagacagagatatgCAGCGGCATTCTGAATG ggCAGGATAGGGCAGAGGACTGGAGTTCTGTGATTGGCTCAGACGAAGTGACCTCGTCAGAGCGGTCTGCTGTTTGGAGCCCAGTGATTGGCCCAGGGGAGGTGACCGTGACTGACGTCACCATAAACTCTCTCACAGTGACTTTCAAAGAAGCCCTGGCAGCCAAAGGCTTCTTCAGAGGCTGGGGCTTAGAGTTCTAA
- the LOC129828985 gene encoding josephin-1-like, whose product MGSTPFSGKGRGGGGLQDLGCMPWKLSKQKGMVGGEVGGGTGGGEERSDLREHDISTPPAPPPTPIYHEKQRRELCALHALNNVFQDGAAFSRDTLQDIYQRLSPGTLVTPHKKSVLGNGNYDVNVIMAALQTRGFEAVWWDKRRDVGSIALSNVTGFILNVPSNLRWGPLRLPLKRQHWIGVREVDGVYYNLDSKLRSPHTIGNPDELRKFLRHQLRGKNCELLLVVSEEVEVHQTWRSDGC is encoded by the exons ATGGGGAGTACTCCATTTTCTGgtaaggggagggggggaggagggctGCAGGACCTGGGCTGTATGCCATGGAAGCTGAGCAAGCAGAAAGGGATGGTGGGGGGTGAGGTGGGGGGAGgtacgggagggggggaggagaggtcgGACCTGAGAGAGCATGATATCTCGACCCCTCCGGCCCCGCCTCCAACCCCCATCTACCACGAGAAGCAACGGCGCGAGCTGTGTGCTCTGCATGCGCTCAATAACGTCTTCCAGGATGGGGCGGCTTTCAGCAGGGATACACTCCAGGACATCTACCAGAG ACTCTCTCCCGGCACTCTGGTAACCCCCCACAAGAAGAGCGTGCTGGGAAATGGGAACTATGATGTGAATGTCATTATGGCCGCCCTGCAGACCCGAGGGTTCGAGGCTGTCTGGTGGGATAAAAGAAG GGATGTGGGCAGTATAGCTCTGTCCAACGTAACAGGCTTCATCCTGAACGTCCCGTCCAATCTGCGATGGGGTCCACTGCGTCTGCCACTCAAACGGCAGCACTGGATAGGGGTGCGGGAGGTGGACGGAGTCTATTACAACCTCGACTCCAAACTACGCAGCCCACACACCATCGGAAACCCTGATGAGCTCAG GAAGTTCCTGCGTCACCAGCTGAGAGGGAAAAACTGTGAGCTCTTATTGGTGGTGTCTGAGGAGGTGGAGGTCCACCAAACATGGAGGTCAGATGGCTGTTGA